The following are encoded in a window of Pseudomonas graminis genomic DNA:
- a CDS encoding LLM class flavin-dependent oxidoreductase yields the protein MKRLADVKISTLDLVPVREDKGPAESLRNALDLAQHVEKWGYNRFWVAEHHNMDGIASSATSVLLAYLAGGTSTIRVGSGGIMLPNHAPLVIAEQFGTLESLFPGRIDLGLGRAPGSDQMTARALRRERSGSADDFPDDVTELVNYLGPRQPHQRVIAVPGTNTNVPIWLLGSSLFSAQLAGERGLPYAFASHFAPRFMHEAIRVYRSHFKPSEVLDKPYVMLGVPLAAAETDERAEYLVTSVYQRILSLMRGQSLMQKPPVESMNGLWLPHERDAVMDFLGLAVVGGPEKIRAKLDVLLEQTDADELIFTCDMYEHADRLRSYEILAQAARG from the coding sequence TGGTGCCCGTCCGCGAAGACAAAGGGCCGGCAGAATCGCTGCGCAATGCCCTGGACCTGGCGCAACACGTTGAGAAATGGGGCTACAACCGTTTCTGGGTGGCCGAGCACCACAACATGGACGGCATCGCCAGTTCGGCCACCTCCGTTTTGCTGGCCTATCTGGCCGGTGGCACATCGACCATCCGGGTCGGGTCGGGCGGGATTATGTTGCCCAACCACGCACCGCTGGTGATCGCCGAGCAGTTCGGCACGCTGGAAAGCCTGTTCCCGGGGCGTATCGACCTTGGCCTTGGCCGCGCGCCGGGTTCCGACCAGATGACCGCTCGGGCCCTGCGTCGCGAGCGCTCCGGCAGTGCCGATGACTTCCCGGATGACGTAACCGAGCTGGTCAACTACCTCGGGCCGCGTCAGCCTCATCAACGGGTCATCGCCGTGCCCGGCACCAACACCAACGTGCCGATCTGGTTGCTGGGCTCTAGCCTGTTCAGTGCTCAACTGGCCGGTGAGCGGGGGCTGCCGTACGCATTCGCGTCGCACTTCGCGCCACGTTTCATGCACGAAGCGATTCGCGTCTACCGCAGCCACTTCAAGCCTTCGGAGGTCCTCGACAAGCCTTACGTGATGCTCGGCGTTCCACTGGCCGCTGCAGAGACCGACGAGCGCGCCGAGTATCTGGTGACGTCGGTGTACCAACGCATCCTGAGCCTGATGCGTGGGCAAAGCCTGATGCAGAAGCCGCCGGTCGAGAGCATGAATGGGTTGTGGCTGCCCCATGAGCGCGACGCGGTGATGGATTTCCTGGGACTGGCGGTCGTCGGTGGCCCGGAGAAGATTCGCGCCAAGTTGGACGTGCTGCTTGAGCAGACCGACGCGGATGAGCTGATCTTTACGTGCGACATGTACGAACATGCCGATCGCCTGCGCTCCTACGAGATCCTGGCGCAAGCCGCGAGGGGCTGA
- a CDS encoding DUF1161 domain-containing protein codes for MKKVLLAIGLLSIAGTTMAAGKSCDDVKADIDAKIKVKGVSSYTLEAVEKGSSADGKVVGTCEGGSMEIVYKRG; via the coding sequence ATGAAAAAAGTTCTGTTGGCCATAGGCTTGTTGAGCATTGCGGGCACTACCATGGCTGCCGGCAAGTCGTGTGATGACGTAAAAGCCGACATCGACGCGAAAATTAAAGTCAAAGGCGTTTCGTCCTACACGCTTGAAGCCGTTGAAAAAGGCAGCTCGGCGGACGGCAAAGTCGTCGGCACCTGCGAAGGCGGCAGTATGGAAATCGTTTACAAGCGCGGCTGA
- a CDS encoding dodecin has translation MSDHHTYKMLELVGSSTVSTDDAIQNAIAQAAKSVKLMEWFEVLETRGHIEDGKVGHFQVTIKVGFRIDNS, from the coding sequence ATGTCTGATCATCACACCTACAAAATGCTCGAGCTGGTCGGGTCATCGACCGTGAGCACCGACGACGCGATTCAGAACGCGATTGCCCAAGCTGCCAAGTCCGTAAAACTTATGGAATGGTTCGAAGTGCTGGAAACCCGTGGCCACATCGAAGACGGTAAAGTCGGCCACTTCCAGGTGACTATCAAGGTCGGTTTCCGCATCGACAACAGCTGA
- a CDS encoding DUF883 family protein: protein MAFTSSRKASLQSMEAEIESLLKSLEGLKSDASDESRKTLKNLKANAENALSHSRSLLSDVYEDVKVKTRETSVATRDYAQEHPWTTAGVAVGAIGLLAAYLLCKRG from the coding sequence ATGGCATTCACGTCATCCCGTAAAGCGTCGTTGCAAAGCATGGAAGCCGAGATCGAGAGTCTGCTCAAGTCGCTGGAAGGCTTGAAGTCCGACGCTTCCGACGAGTCGCGCAAGACCCTGAAAAACCTGAAAGCCAATGCTGAAAACGCGCTGAGCCATTCGCGCAGCTTGTTGAGCGATGTCTACGAAGACGTCAAGGTCAAAACCCGCGAAACCAGCGTTGCGACCCGTGATTACGCCCAAGAGCACCCTTGGACCACCGCAGGCGTCGCTGTTGGCGCAATCGGCCTGCTGGCCGCTTATCTGCTGTGCAAGCGCGGCTGA
- a CDS encoding LysR family transcriptional regulator, translating into MSRDLPPLNALRAFEATARLNSVSQAAEQLHVTHGAVSRQLKVLEEHLGVSLFSKDGRGLKLTDPGIRLRDASAEAFDRLRGVCAELSQGSADAPFVLGCSGSLLARWFIPRLGRLNADLPDLRLHLSAGEGDLDPRRPGLDALLIFAEPPWPADMQVFELASERIGPVMSPRFARFEELRHAPVHALLGEPLLQTTSRLQAWPTWATQNGIEPDALSYGQDFEHLYYLLEAAVAGLGVAIAPEPLVADDLKAGRLAAPWGFSETPAQLALWVPKRAADGRAQDLARWLKQELERSGRA; encoded by the coding sequence ATGAGCCGAGACCTTCCGCCCCTCAACGCACTGCGTGCCTTCGAAGCCACCGCCCGGCTAAACAGCGTCAGTCAGGCGGCCGAGCAATTGCACGTGACCCATGGTGCCGTGAGCCGTCAGCTGAAAGTGCTGGAAGAACACTTGGGCGTGAGCCTGTTCAGCAAGGATGGACGTGGCCTGAAACTCACAGATCCCGGAATTCGCCTGCGGGATGCGAGCGCCGAAGCGTTTGATCGTCTGCGCGGTGTCTGTGCCGAGCTTAGCCAGGGCAGCGCAGATGCGCCGTTCGTACTGGGTTGTTCCGGAAGCTTGCTGGCGCGCTGGTTCATCCCGCGGCTGGGGCGCTTGAACGCCGACCTCCCCGATCTGCGCCTGCACCTGTCGGCAGGAGAAGGTGACCTTGACCCGCGACGCCCCGGACTGGACGCGCTGCTGATATTTGCCGAGCCGCCATGGCCTGCGGACATGCAAGTATTCGAGCTTGCCAGCGAGCGCATCGGGCCGGTGATGAGTCCACGATTCGCCCGGTTCGAGGAGCTGCGACACGCCCCGGTCCATGCGCTACTGGGTGAGCCCTTGCTGCAGACCACATCGCGGCTGCAAGCCTGGCCGACATGGGCGACGCAAAACGGCATCGAGCCCGACGCGCTGAGCTACGGACAGGATTTCGAGCATTTGTATTATTTACTGGAGGCGGCCGTTGCAGGCCTGGGAGTGGCGATCGCGCCGGAGCCATTAGTGGCTGACGACTTGAAGGCCGGACGCCTGGCTGCACCATGGGGTTTCAGTGAAACCCCGGCGCAGCTGGCGTTGTGGGTACCGAAGCGCGCCGCGGATGGACGCGCTCAGGACCTCGCTCGGTGGCTCAAGCAGGAACTCGAGCGATCGGGGCGGGCTTGA
- the trpB gene encoding tryptophan synthase subunit beta: MTQTQTAYREGPDDRGMFGAFGGRYVAETLMPLILDLNREYEIAKNDPSFLKDLEYFQRDYVGRPNPLYFAERLTEHCGGAKIYLKREELNHTGAHKINNCIGQILLARRMGKKRIIAETGAGMHGVATATVAARFGLECVIYMGTTDIERQQANVFRMKLLGATIIPVVAGTGTLKDAMNEALRDWVTNVDSTFYLIGTVAGPHPYPAMVRDFQSVIGKETRVQMQEHEGRLPDSLVACIGGGSNAMGLFHPFLDDTSVRIIGVEAAGHGIETGKHAASLNGGVPGVLHGNRTFLLQDNDGQIIDAHSISAGLDYPGIGPEHAWLHDIGRVEYTSVTDDEALAAFHQCCRLEGIIPALETAHALAEVFKRAPTLPKDHLMVVNLSGRGDKDMQTVMHHLDLSQQEKH; encoded by the coding sequence ATGACCCAGACTCAAACTGCATACCGCGAAGGCCCGGACGACCGTGGCATGTTCGGCGCTTTCGGCGGTCGTTACGTCGCTGAAACCTTGATGCCGCTGATTCTTGATCTGAACCGCGAGTACGAAATCGCGAAGAATGATCCTTCGTTCCTGAAAGATCTGGAGTACTTCCAGCGCGATTACGTGGGTCGTCCAAACCCGCTGTACTTCGCCGAGCGTCTGACCGAACACTGTGGCGGCGCGAAGATTTACCTTAAGCGCGAAGAGCTCAACCATACCGGCGCCCACAAGATCAATAACTGCATCGGCCAGATCCTGCTGGCGCGGCGCATGGGCAAAAAACGCATCATCGCCGAGACCGGCGCTGGCATGCACGGCGTTGCCACCGCTACCGTGGCTGCGCGCTTCGGCCTGGAATGCGTCATCTACATGGGCACCACTGACATCGAGCGTCAGCAAGCCAACGTGTTCCGCATGAAGCTGCTGGGCGCCACGATCATTCCGGTGGTCGCGGGCACCGGCACGCTGAAAGACGCCATGAACGAGGCGCTGCGTGACTGGGTCACCAACGTCGACAGCACGTTCTACCTGATCGGCACCGTTGCAGGGCCGCATCCTTACCCAGCAATGGTTCGTGACTTCCAGTCCGTGATCGGCAAGGAAACCCGCGTGCAGATGCAAGAACACGAAGGCCGTCTGCCGGACAGTCTGGTGGCGTGCATCGGCGGTGGCTCGAATGCCATGGGCCTGTTTCATCCGTTCCTCGACGACACAAGTGTGCGCATCATCGGCGTCGAAGCGGCCGGTCACGGCATCGAGACCGGCAAGCATGCCGCCAGCCTGAACGGCGGCGTTCCGGGCGTACTCCACGGCAACCGCACCTTCCTGCTGCAAGACAACGACGGCCAGATCATCGACGCCCACTCGATTTCCGCCGGTCTCGACTATCCAGGCATCGGTCCTGAACATGCCTGGTTGCACGACATCGGTCGCGTCGAATACACCTCGGTCACCGACGATGAAGCACTGGCTGCGTTCCACCAATGCTGCCGCCTCGAGGGCATCATCCCGGCACTGGAAACCGCTCACGCCCTGGCTGAAGTTTTCAAACGCGCGCCAACGCTGCCGAAGGATCACCTGATGGTGGTCAATTTGTCCGGTCGAGGCGACAAGGACATGCAAACCGTGATGCACCACTTGGATCTGTCCCAGCAGGAGAAACACTGA
- the trpA gene encoding tryptophan synthase subunit alpha: protein MSRLQTRFAELKEQNRAALVTFITAGDPGYDTSLAILKGLPKAGADVIELGMPFTDPMADGPAIQLANIRALNAKQNLAKTLQMVREFREEDSVTPLVLMGYYNPIHNYGIERFISEAHSSGVDGLIVVDLPPEHNAELCDPAQDAGLDFIRLTTPTTDDVRLPTVLNGSSGFVYYVSVAGVTGAGSATIDHVKDAVQRLRRHTDLPISVGFGIRTAEQAAAIARVADGVVVGSALIDQIANAPSPEQAVSGVLGLCAQLSQGVRKARVAEGKVSDTEESQSLAAH, encoded by the coding sequence ATGAGCCGCCTGCAAACGCGTTTTGCCGAACTGAAAGAACAAAACCGCGCAGCCCTGGTGACTTTCATCACGGCAGGCGACCCGGGCTACGACACCTCGTTGGCGATCCTCAAGGGATTGCCGAAGGCAGGTGCCGATGTGATCGAACTGGGTATGCCCTTCACTGACCCGATGGCGGACGGCCCGGCAATTCAGCTGGCGAACATTCGCGCGCTTAACGCCAAGCAAAACCTGGCGAAGACGCTGCAGATGGTTCGCGAATTTCGTGAAGAAGACAGCGTCACGCCGCTGGTGCTGATGGGTTATTACAACCCGATCCACAACTACGGCATCGAGCGCTTCATTTCCGAAGCTCATTCGTCGGGTGTCGACGGGCTGATCGTGGTGGACCTGCCGCCGGAGCACAACGCCGAGTTGTGCGACCCCGCGCAGGATGCTGGCCTGGACTTCATCCGTCTGACCACGCCGACCACCGACGACGTTCGTTTGCCTACGGTGCTCAACGGCAGCTCCGGCTTCGTCTACTACGTGTCGGTAGCGGGCGTGACAGGCGCGGGTTCAGCGACGATCGATCACGTGAAAGACGCCGTGCAACGCCTGCGCCGCCATACCGATCTGCCAATCAGTGTCGGCTTCGGGATTCGCACAGCTGAACAAGCGGCAGCTATTGCGCGTGTCGCCGACGGTGTCGTCGTCGGTTCGGCACTGATTGACCAGATCGCCAACGCGCCATCGCCAGAACAGGCGGTGAGCGGCGTGTTGGGGCTGTGCGCGCAGTTATCGCAAGGCGTGCGTAAAGCCCGCGTAGCCGAGGGTAAAGTTTCTGATACAGAGGAATCTCAGTCCCTGGCCGCACACTAA
- a CDS encoding anti-virulence regulator CigR family protein codes for MKVSNRLIAGLGVLMLSASALVQAAPPDQRGADDNGPGQHQDHGQPGGPQGDRGNGNNNGNDHRNEPRPDNRGNNQRGGRPPADFGDVRRTISEHSEVIGRGQPLPPGVHIVKGHPLPRGYGRRLDPRSLQYLPQYDGYEWRRLGPDVVLIAIGSGIVYEILDGVLN; via the coding sequence ATGAAAGTCTCGAATCGTTTGATCGCCGGATTGGGCGTGTTGATGCTCAGCGCCAGCGCACTGGTTCAGGCTGCACCACCGGATCAACGCGGCGCCGATGACAACGGCCCGGGCCAGCATCAGGACCACGGCCAGCCAGGCGGTCCGCAGGGCGATCGCGGTAACGGCAATAACAACGGCAACGATCATCGCAACGAACCGCGTCCCGATAACCGTGGCAATAATCAACGGGGCGGGCGTCCTCCTGCGGACTTCGGCGATGTGCGCCGGACCATCAGCGAACACAGTGAAGTCATCGGTCGCGGTCAGCCGCTGCCCCCTGGCGTGCACATCGTCAAAGGCCACCCGCTGCCACGCGGTTATGGCCGTCGACTGGACCCACGCTCGCTGCAATACCTGCCTCAATACGATGGCTACGAATGGCGCCGCCTGGGCCCGGACGTTGTGTTGATCGCCATTGGCAGCGGGATCGTTTATGAGATTCTGGATGGCGTTCTGAACTAA
- a CDS encoding choline sulfate utilization transcriptional regulator, with translation MFEALGAMSLDLLRGFEAAARLRSFTAAAIELGTTQPAISQQIKRLEEQLATRLFDRIYRGIELTDAGQILFNHVQIGLESMDAGLSAITEQHQHEVLQVATDFAFAAYWLMPRLHRFHKDNPDIDVSLVTSERSHSMLRADIDVAVLFGDGRFKQGESHWLFSEEVFPVCSPQLLKGRDLPLPTEALKDFALLHLRGEGGNNWFDWSGVFRALNIPQAPAPGQLRFDNYTLMIQAAIGGQGVAIGWRHLVDDLLEQGLLCRPIEASAVSGYGYYIVLPQRKRRVQIVQRFVDWLRSEQALSGDLLKGNALPSIAV, from the coding sequence ATGTTTGAAGCCCTTGGTGCCATGTCACTGGATTTGCTTCGCGGTTTCGAGGCCGCCGCACGGCTGCGCAGTTTTACCGCTGCTGCCATCGAGCTCGGCACGACTCAGCCGGCCATCAGCCAACAAATCAAGCGACTGGAAGAGCAATTGGCGACGCGGCTGTTTGATCGCATCTATCGCGGCATCGAACTGACGGACGCCGGGCAGATTCTCTTCAATCACGTACAGATCGGGCTGGAGTCGATGGACGCTGGCCTTAGTGCAATCACCGAGCAGCATCAGCATGAGGTGCTGCAAGTGGCGACCGACTTCGCCTTCGCCGCCTATTGGCTGATGCCGCGGCTGCATCGATTCCACAAGGACAACCCCGACATCGATGTCAGCCTGGTCACCAGCGAGCGCAGTCACAGCATGCTGCGCGCGGATATCGATGTGGCCGTGTTATTCGGTGACGGGCGATTCAAGCAGGGAGAAAGCCACTGGTTGTTCAGCGAGGAAGTGTTCCCGGTGTGCAGCCCACAATTGCTGAAGGGGCGCGACTTGCCCTTGCCCACCGAGGCGCTGAAAGATTTCGCCCTGTTGCACCTTCGCGGCGAAGGCGGCAACAACTGGTTCGACTGGAGTGGCGTGTTCCGCGCCCTGAATATCCCCCAGGCACCCGCGCCGGGGCAGCTGCGATTCGACAACTACACACTGATGATTCAGGCGGCAATCGGCGGCCAGGGCGTCGCCATCGGCTGGCGCCATCTGGTGGACGATTTGCTGGAGCAGGGTTTGCTATGCCGCCCGATCGAAGCCAGCGCCGTCTCCGGCTACGGTTATTACATCGTCCTGCCGCAACGCAAACGGCGCGTACAGATCGTGCAGCGTTTCGTTGACTGGTTAAGAAGTGAACAGGCGTTGAGTGGGGATTTGCTGAAGGGCAATGCGCTGCCGTCGATAGCGGTTTAG
- the betC gene encoding choline-sulfatase encodes MKRKNILFIMADQMAAPMLPMYATSPIKMPHLSRLAAEGVVFDAAYCNSPLCAPSRFTLVSGQLPSKIGAYDNAADFPADVPTYAHYLRRLGYRTALAGKMHFCGPDQLHGYEERLTSDIYPADYGWAVSWDEPDVRPTWYHNMSSVLQAGPCVRTNQLDFDEEVVFKAQQYLFDHVREDGDQPFCLTVSMTHPHDPYTIPNSYWNLYSDDEIPMPHSPLAQSEQDPHSQRLLKVYDLWDKPLPEQKIRDARRAYFGACSYIDDNVGKLLKTLEETGLADDTIIVFSGDHGDMLGERGLWYKMHWFEMSARVPLLVYAPGQFKAGRVQAAVSTADLLPTFVALADGQLDAGLPLDGRSLLPHLQGEGGHDEVFGEYMAEGTNSPLMMIRRGAYKFIYSERDPCLLYDVRNDPKEQEELSRSEAHRDLFAAFLAEAKAKWDIPAIHHQVLASQRSRRFVAESLAIGKLKSWDHQPLVDASQQYMRNHIDLDDLERKARYPQP; translated from the coding sequence ATGAAGCGCAAGAATATTCTTTTCATCATGGCCGATCAGATGGCCGCGCCCATGTTGCCGATGTACGCCACTTCTCCGATCAAGATGCCCCACTTGAGTCGCCTCGCTGCTGAAGGCGTGGTGTTCGACGCCGCCTACTGCAACAGTCCGCTGTGCGCACCGTCGCGTTTTACCTTGGTGAGCGGTCAATTGCCGAGCAAAATCGGCGCGTACGACAACGCCGCCGACTTCCCCGCCGATGTCCCGACCTACGCCCACTACCTGCGTCGACTTGGCTATCGCACGGCGCTGGCCGGCAAGATGCACTTTTGTGGCCCCGATCAATTGCACGGCTACGAAGAGCGCCTGACCAGCGACATCTATCCGGCCGACTACGGTTGGGCCGTGAGCTGGGACGAACCGGACGTGCGCCCGACGTGGTATCACAACATGTCATCGGTGCTGCAAGCCGGACCTTGCGTGCGCACTAATCAGCTCGATTTCGACGAAGAGGTGGTGTTCAAGGCTCAACAATATTTGTTCGATCACGTCCGCGAAGACGGCGATCAGCCGTTTTGCCTGACGGTGTCGATGACCCATCCCCACGATCCGTACACCATTCCCAACTCTTACTGGAATCTGTACAGCGACGACGAAATCCCGATGCCCCACTCGCCGTTGGCCCAGTCCGAACAGGATCCGCACTCCCAGCGCCTGCTGAAGGTCTACGACCTGTGGGACAAGCCGCTGCCCGAGCAAAAGATTCGCGATGCGCGCCGCGCCTATTTCGGCGCGTGCAGCTACATTGATGACAACGTCGGCAAACTGCTGAAAACCCTGGAGGAAACCGGCCTGGCCGATGACACGATTATTGTGTTCTCCGGCGACCATGGCGACATGCTGGGTGAGCGCGGACTCTGGTACAAAATGCACTGGTTCGAGATGTCGGCGCGGGTGCCGCTGCTGGTGTACGCTCCGGGGCAGTTCAAGGCCGGCCGGGTACAGGCCGCAGTGTCCACCGCCGACCTGTTGCCGACGTTTGTTGCGTTGGCTGATGGTCAGCTGGACGCCGGCTTGCCGCTGGATGGCCGTTCACTGTTGCCGCATCTGCAGGGTGAGGGCGGTCACGACGAGGTGTTTGGCGAGTACATGGCCGAGGGCACCAACAGTCCGCTGATGATGATTCGTCGCGGCGCGTACAAATTCATTTATTCGGAACGGGACCCATGTCTGCTCTATGACGTGCGCAACGATCCGAAGGAGCAGGAAGAGTTGAGTCGATCCGAGGCTCATCGCGACCTGTTCGCTGCGTTTCTGGCCGAAGCAAAGGCCAAGTGGGACATTCCGGCGATACACCACCAGGTGCTCGCCAGCCAGCGTAGCCGGCGCTTCGTCGCCGAGTCGCTGGCCATCGGCAAGCTGAAGAGTTGGGATCACCAGCCGCTGGTCGACGCCAGTCAGCAGTACATGCGCAACCATATTGATCTGGACGATCTGGAGCGCAAGGCCCGTTATCCGCAACCTTGA
- the choX gene encoding choline ABC transporter substrate-binding protein — protein sequence MNKLFTTLAVGVLSLSNVVAYAADASCSTVRMADPGWSDIAATNATAGFLLDGMGYKTKIDTLAVPIAYGGLKDGQLDVFLGNWMPAQQGFYDKFIASGDVTQYAKNLEGTEFTLAVPDYVYDAGVHDFADLNKFADKFHKKIYGIGSGAPANASIQEIIKKNEFELGDWKLVESSEQAMLAEVQRNVKKKEFVVFLGWTPHPMNVQIKGMHYLKGGEKYFGDTGSVYTVTRKGYADACPNVAKLLSNLVFTQDMENSIMQTVVDKKVSNTEAVKAWLKANPAVLDKWLSGVKTIDDKDALPAVKAKL from the coding sequence ATGAATAAGCTGTTCACCACGCTGGCGGTTGGGGTCTTGAGCTTGAGCAACGTCGTGGCCTATGCCGCCGACGCCAGCTGCAGCACCGTGCGGATGGCCGATCCAGGCTGGAGCGATATCGCCGCGACCAACGCCACTGCAGGCTTTTTGCTCGACGGCATGGGCTACAAAACCAAGATCGACACCCTGGCGGTGCCGATCGCCTATGGCGGCCTGAAGGACGGGCAACTCGACGTCTTTCTGGGCAACTGGATGCCGGCGCAGCAGGGCTTCTACGACAAATTCATCGCCTCGGGTGACGTGACGCAATACGCGAAGAATCTGGAAGGCACCGAGTTCACCCTCGCGGTTCCCGATTACGTCTATGACGCGGGCGTTCACGACTTCGCCGACCTGAACAAATTTGCGGACAAGTTCCACAAGAAGATCTACGGCATCGGCTCGGGCGCTCCGGCCAATGCGTCGATTCAGGAGATCATCAAAAAGAACGAGTTCGAACTGGGTGACTGGAAGTTGGTGGAGTCCAGCGAGCAGGCGATGCTGGCCGAAGTGCAGCGCAACGTGAAGAAGAAGGAATTCGTGGTGTTCCTCGGCTGGACGCCGCACCCGATGAACGTGCAGATCAAAGGCATGCACTACCTGAAAGGCGGCGAGAAGTATTTCGGTGATACCGGCAGCGTCTACACCGTGACCCGCAAAGGTTACGCCGACGCCTGCCCGAACGTGGCGAAGCTGCTTTCCAACCTGGTATTCACCCAGGACATGGAAAACTCGATCATGCAGACCGTTGTGGACAAGAAGGTCAGCAACACCGAGGCGGTGAAAGCGTGGCTGAAAGCCAACCCGGCGGTGCTGGACAAATGGCTGAGCGGCGTGAAAACCATTGACGACAAAGATGCGCTGCCGGCGGTGAAGGCCAAGTTGTAA
- the aroE gene encoding shikimate dehydrogenase, whose protein sequence is MTDQYVVFGNPIAHSKSPLIHRLFAEQTGQALDYQTSLAPLDGFSAFAKAFFETGRGANVTVPFKEEAYRMADQLTERGRRAGAVNTLALQADGSLLGDNTDGAGLVRDLKVNHGITLKDKRILVLGAGGAVRGALEPLLAEDPYVLVVANRTIEKAEQLAQEFADIGPVLPAGYDWLEEPVDIIINATSASLSGEVPPIAPSLIQPGATFCYDMMYAKEPTAFCRWAREHNAGQAVDGLGMLVEQAAEAFYLWRGVRPESAPVLAELRRLMAQNG, encoded by the coding sequence ATGACCGACCAGTATGTTGTCTTCGGCAACCCTATCGCCCACAGCAAATCGCCGCTGATCCATCGCCTGTTCGCCGAGCAGACCGGTCAGGCCCTCGACTATCAGACCTCACTGGCGCCGCTGGACGGCTTCAGCGCGTTTGCCAAGGCGTTTTTCGAGACAGGCCGGGGCGCCAACGTCACCGTGCCCTTCAAGGAAGAAGCGTACCGGATGGCCGATCAGCTGACCGAGCGCGGCCGTCGTGCCGGAGCGGTCAATACCTTGGCCCTTCAAGCGGACGGGAGCCTGCTGGGTGATAACACTGACGGAGCCGGTCTGGTTCGAGACCTGAAGGTGAATCATGGCATCACGCTCAAGGACAAACGCATCCTTGTGCTCGGAGCTGGCGGCGCAGTGCGTGGCGCGCTGGAACCCTTGCTGGCGGAAGATCCCTACGTGCTGGTGGTTGCCAATCGCACGATAGAAAAGGCTGAACAGCTGGCCCAGGAATTCGCCGACATCGGCCCGGTGCTGCCCGCAGGCTACGACTGGCTGGAGGAACCGGTGGACATCATCATCAACGCCACGTCGGCCAGTCTGTCGGGCGAAGTACCGCCCATTGCGCCCAGCCTGATTCAGCCGGGTGCGACCTTTTGCTACGACATGATGTACGCCAAGGAGCCGACTGCATTTTGCCGCTGGGCCAGGGAGCACAATGCCGGACAGGCAGTGGATGGTTTGGGGATGTTGGTAGAGCAGGCCGCCGAGGCGTTCTACCTGTGGCGCGGCGTGCGACCGGAATCAGCGCCGGTGCTGGCGGAGCTGCGGCGGTTGATGGCGCAGAACGGATAA
- the hemF gene encoding oxygen-dependent coproporphyrinogen oxidase has product MSVRTDAVKAYLLDLQDRICAALETEDGSARFVEDAWERPAGGGGRTRVIENGHILEKGGVNFSHVFGAGLPPSASAHRPELAGRGFEALGVSLVMHPHNPHVPTSHANVRFFIAEKEGEEAVWWFGGGFDLTPYYGVEEDCVHWHRVAEQACAPFGADVYPRYKAWCDRYFHIKHRNEPRGVGGLFFDDLNEWDFDTSFAFIRTIGDAFVEAYLPIVQRRKDTPYTPQQREFQEFRRGRYVEFNLVYDRGTLFGLQSGGRTESILMSLPPQVRWAYDWKAEPGSEEARLTDYFLQDRDWLAEATQ; this is encoded by the coding sequence ATGTCCGTTCGCACCGATGCCGTCAAAGCCTACTTGCTTGATCTTCAGGACCGCATTTGCGCCGCGCTGGAAACCGAAGATGGCAGCGCCCGTTTCGTCGAGGACGCCTGGGAGCGGCCTGCGGGGGGTGGCGGTCGGACCCGCGTGATCGAGAATGGCCACATCCTCGAAAAGGGCGGGGTCAATTTTTCCCACGTCTTCGGCGCCGGCCTTCCCCCATCGGCCAGCGCCCATCGACCGGAGCTGGCAGGACGAGGTTTCGAAGCCCTCGGTGTGTCGCTGGTGATGCACCCGCACAACCCTCACGTGCCGACATCTCACGCCAACGTACGGTTCTTCATCGCAGAGAAAGAAGGCGAAGAAGCGGTGTGGTGGTTTGGCGGCGGCTTTGACCTGACCCCTTATTACGGCGTCGAGGAAGACTGCGTTCACTGGCACCGTGTCGCCGAGCAGGCCTGCGCGCCGTTCGGTGCCGACGTCTATCCTCGCTACAAGGCGTGGTGCGATCGCTACTTCCATATCAAGCACCGTAATGAGCCGCGTGGGGTCGGCGGACTGTTTTTCGACGACCTCAACGAGTGGGATTTCGACACCAGCTTCGCGTTCATTCGCACCATCGGCGATGCGTTCGTCGAGGCGTACCTGCCCATCGTTCAGCGCCGCAAAGACACCCCGTACACGCCGCAGCAGCGCGAATTTCAGGAATTTCGCCGTGGGCGTTACGTTGAATTCAATCTGGTGTACGACCGCGGCACCTTGTTCGGCCTGCAGTCGGGTGGCCGCACTGAATCGATCCTCATGTCGCTGCCGCCGCAAGTGCGCTGGGCCTATGACTGGAAAGCCGAGCCAGGCAGTGAAGAAGCACGCCTCACCGATTATTTTCTGCAGGATCGCGACTGGCTGGCTGAGGCGACACAGTGA